One Streptomyces sp. NBC_00554 DNA segment encodes these proteins:
- a CDS encoding protease pro-enzyme activation domain-containing protein codes for MRSNRAVLRAGVSMAATLPLLAGALAFGIPVAQAADGPGRDTLAGTKPAWATAKADKGATADSSQVSARVYLAGRDASGLAAYAKAVSDPESASYGKYLSATQAQNRFGATEAQVAAVTSWLKSAGLKVTGSTQHYVSVTGDVADAEKAFDTQLHNYAKGTKTYRAPSKTASAPAALDGAVLTVTGLDTAPHKATHSDTLPPPDGVFNNAGPFSSYYGSNIASTLPDAYGTKIPYAVQGYTGKQLRAAYGAGTSTGKGVRVAITDAYASPTIAYDAATYAKKHGDAKYSSGQLRQVLPSDYTKTEECGAAGWYGEETLDVEAVHAVAPGASITYVGAASCYDDDLLDSLNKIVDGHLADIVSNSWGDIEANETPDIAAAYDQVFQFGAVEGIGFYFSSGDNGDEVANTGTKQVDTPANSAWVTAVGGTSLAVGKGDKYKFETGWGTERAVLSADGAGWTDFPGAFTSGAGGGTSKTVSQPFYQKGVVPSSLAKANGTTAMRTVPDISAVADPNTGFKVGQTQTQPDGTQAYSEYRIGGTSLAAPVIAGVQALAQQTRGGKPIGFANPAIYAKYGSKAYHDVTDNPTGSGLAVARVDFVNGYDATDGLTTSVRSLGKDSSLHAVKGYDDVTGVGTPASGYVQSFRRR; via the coding sequence ATGAGATCCAACCGCGCAGTGCTGCGCGCCGGGGTGAGCATGGCAGCGACACTGCCTCTGCTTGCCGGGGCGCTGGCGTTCGGCATACCCGTGGCCCAGGCGGCGGACGGCCCTGGCCGGGACACCCTCGCGGGTACGAAGCCCGCCTGGGCGACGGCCAAGGCGGACAAGGGCGCCACGGCCGACAGTTCCCAGGTGTCCGCCCGGGTCTACCTCGCCGGACGGGACGCCTCCGGTCTGGCCGCGTACGCCAAGGCCGTGTCCGATCCGGAGTCGGCCTCTTACGGGAAGTACCTCAGCGCCACGCAGGCGCAGAATCGCTTCGGCGCCACCGAGGCGCAGGTCGCCGCGGTGACCTCGTGGCTGAAGTCGGCCGGTCTGAAGGTCACCGGCTCCACGCAGCACTACGTCTCCGTGACGGGTGATGTCGCCGATGCCGAGAAGGCGTTCGACACCCAGCTGCACAACTACGCCAAGGGCACGAAGACTTACCGTGCGCCGTCGAAGACGGCCTCCGCGCCGGCCGCCCTGGACGGCGCCGTCCTGACCGTCACCGGCCTGGACACCGCCCCGCACAAGGCGACGCACAGCGACACCCTGCCGCCGCCGGACGGCGTGTTCAACAACGCCGGGCCGTTCTCCTCGTACTACGGCTCGAACATCGCGAGCACGCTGCCGGACGCGTACGGCACGAAGATCCCGTACGCCGTCCAGGGCTACACCGGCAAGCAGTTGCGCGCCGCCTACGGGGCCGGCACGAGCACCGGCAAGGGGGTGCGGGTCGCCATCACCGACGCGTACGCCTCCCCGACCATCGCCTACGACGCGGCCACCTACGCCAAGAAGCACGGTGACGCGAAGTACAGCAGCGGTCAGTTGCGCCAGGTGCTGCCGAGCGACTACACGAAGACCGAGGAGTGCGGGGCCGCGGGCTGGTACGGCGAGGAGACCCTCGACGTCGAAGCCGTGCACGCTGTCGCGCCCGGCGCGAGCATCACCTACGTCGGTGCCGCCTCCTGCTACGACGACGATCTGCTCGACTCGCTCAACAAGATCGTCGACGGGCACCTCGCCGACATCGTCTCCAACTCGTGGGGCGACATCGAGGCCAACGAGACGCCCGACATCGCGGCCGCCTACGACCAGGTCTTCCAGTTCGGCGCGGTCGAGGGCATCGGCTTCTACTTCTCCTCCGGCGACAACGGCGACGAGGTCGCCAACACCGGTACGAAGCAGGTCGACACCCCGGCCAACTCGGCGTGGGTGACGGCTGTCGGCGGTACCTCGCTGGCGGTCGGCAAGGGTGACAAGTACAAGTTCGAGACCGGCTGGGGTACCGAGCGGGCCGTGCTGTCGGCGGATGGCGCCGGCTGGACGGACTTCCCCGGCGCGTTCACCTCGGGCGCTGGTGGCGGCACCAGCAAGACCGTGTCGCAGCCCTTCTACCAGAAGGGTGTCGTGCCCTCCTCGCTCGCCAAGGCGAACGGTACGACCGCTATGCGCACCGTGCCGGACATCTCGGCGGTCGCCGATCCCAACACCGGGTTCAAGGTCGGCCAGACGCAGACCCAGCCGGACGGGACGCAGGCGTACAGCGAGTACCGGATCGGCGGTACCTCGCTCGCCGCGCCGGTGATCGCGGGCGTCCAGGCGCTGGCCCAGCAGACGCGGGGCGGCAAGCCGATCGGCTTCGCCAACCCGGCGATCTACGCCAAGTACGGCTCGAAGGCGTACCACGACGTCACGGACAACCCCACGGGGTCCGGGCTCGCCGTGGCGCGCGTCGACTTCGTCAACGGTTACGACGCGACGGACGGGCTCACGACGTCGGTGCGCAGTCTCGGTAAGGACAGCTCGCTCCATGCCGTGAAGGGGTACGACGACGTCACCGGGGTGGGCACGCCCGCGAGCGGCTACGTCCAGTCGTTCCGCCGCCGCTGA
- a CDS encoding DUF305 domain-containing protein has translation MKQIGWISGAAAAVLVAAGAITYAVADGVGGGDDSAVVTPAADSADAGFARDMAVHHQQAVEMSYIVRDRTKNVEVRRLAYDIAQTQANQRGMLLGWLDLWELPKVSSDGPMAWMGMDGMVSGEDGALMPGMATNTELEKLNTLSGKRAEVFYLQLMTSHHKGGIHMAEGCVEKCEVGVERRLATGMVEAQQSEIDLMAGMLEARGA, from the coding sequence ATGAAGCAGATCGGCTGGATCTCCGGGGCCGCGGCGGCCGTGCTCGTCGCTGCCGGGGCGATCACGTATGCGGTCGCCGACGGGGTTGGTGGCGGTGACGACTCGGCGGTCGTCACTCCCGCTGCCGATTCCGCCGACGCGGGGTTCGCCCGGGACATGGCGGTCCATCATCAGCAGGCCGTCGAGATGTCGTACATCGTGCGGGACCGGACCAAGAACGTGGAGGTACGGCGTCTCGCGTACGACATCGCGCAGACGCAGGCGAACCAGCGGGGCATGCTGCTGGGGTGGCTCGATCTGTGGGAGCTGCCGAAGGTGTCTTCGGACGGGCCGATGGCGTGGATGGGCATGGACGGGATGGTCTCCGGCGAGGACGGGGCGCTGATGCCCGGCATGGCGACCAATACCGAGCTGGAGAAGCTCAACACGCTTAGCGGCAAGCGGGCCGAGGTCTTCTATCTGCAGTTGATGACCTCGCATCACAAGGGTGGGATTCACATGGCCGAGGGGTGTGTGGAGAAGTGTGAGGTCGGGGTGGAGCGGAGGCTGGCCACGGGGATGGTGGAGGCGCAGCAGTCCGAGATCGATCTTATGGCGGGGATGTTGGAGGCTCGGGGGGCGTGA
- a CDS encoding DUF3105 domain-containing protein, with protein sequence MGSAKNTSSASRKARIEEMRRAEQSRERRNRILVIGASVVVVAGLVVGGVVLVQSQSDKDDAASDSKAGSGHFTTGSDGVKTWSEKLSQTHVTKTVDYPMEPPVGGDHNAVWMNCNGDVYTKAVNNMNAVHSLEHGAVWVTYNSKASDADVKALAAKVKTTPYTLMSPVEDQKDPIMLSAWGKQRTVSSATDANVGKFFESFVQGDQTPEPGAACTGGLSQ encoded by the coding sequence ATGGGTTCCGCGAAGAACACGAGCAGCGCCTCGCGCAAGGCCCGCATAGAGGAGATGCGCCGCGCCGAGCAGTCCCGCGAGCGTCGCAATCGGATCCTCGTGATCGGCGCCAGTGTGGTCGTCGTCGCCGGGCTCGTCGTCGGTGGTGTCGTCCTCGTCCAGTCGCAGTCCGACAAGGACGACGCCGCGAGCGACTCCAAGGCGGGCTCGGGGCACTTCACCACGGGCTCCGACGGGGTGAAAACCTGGAGCGAGAAGCTTTCCCAGACGCACGTCACCAAGACCGTGGACTACCCGATGGAGCCCCCGGTCGGCGGTGACCACAACGCGGTCTGGATGAACTGCAACGGCGATGTCTACACCAAGGCGGTCAACAACATGAACGCCGTGCACTCCCTTGAACATGGCGCGGTCTGGGTGACGTACAACAGCAAGGCCTCTGACGCCGACGTCAAGGCGCTCGCGGCGAAGGTCAAGACAACCCCGTACACGCTGATGAGCCCCGTCGAGGACCAGAAGGACCCGATCATGCTCAGCGCGTGGGGCAAGCAGCGCACGGTGTCGAGTGCGACCGACGCCAACGTCGGCAAGTTCTTCGAGTCGTTCGTGCAGGGCGACCAGACGCCGGAGCCGGGTGCCGCGTGCACCGGCGGACTGTCCCAGTGA
- a CDS encoding glutamine synthetase family protein gives MDKQQEFVLRTLEERDIRFVRLWFTDVLGFLKSVAVAPAELEQAFDEGIGFDGSAIEGFARVYESDMIAKPDPSTFQVLPWRAEAPGTARMFCDILMPDGSPSFADPRYVLKRTLTKTSDLGFTFYTHPEIEFFLLKDRPLDGTRPTPADNSGYFDHTPQNVGMDFRRQAITMLESMGISVEFSHHEGAPGQQEIDLRYADALSTADNIMTFRLVMKQVALEQGIQATFMPKPFSEHPGSGMHTHLSLFEGDRNAFYESGSEYQLSKVGRSFIAGLLKHAAEISAVTNQWVNSYKRIWGGSERTAGAGGEAPSYICWGHNNRSALVRVPMYKPGKTGSARVEVRSIDSGANPYLAYAMLLAAGLKGIEEGYELPPGADDDVWALSDAERRAMGIEPLPQNLGEALSLMERSELVAETLGEHVFDFFLRNKRQEWEEYRSEVTAFELRKNLPVL, from the coding sequence ATGGACAAGCAGCAGGAGTTCGTGCTCCGGACACTGGAGGAGCGTGACATCCGGTTCGTACGCCTGTGGTTCACGGACGTACTCGGCTTCCTCAAGTCGGTGGCCGTGGCCCCGGCAGAGCTGGAACAGGCCTTCGACGAGGGCATCGGCTTCGACGGCTCGGCGATCGAGGGCTTCGCCCGCGTATACGAATCGGACATGATCGCCAAGCCGGACCCCTCGACCTTCCAGGTCCTGCCGTGGCGCGCGGAGGCCCCGGGCACCGCCCGGATGTTCTGCGACATCCTGATGCCGGACGGCTCCCCGTCCTTCGCGGACCCGCGCTACGTCCTCAAGCGCACGCTCACGAAGACCTCCGACCTGGGCTTCACGTTCTACACCCACCCGGAGATCGAGTTCTTCCTGCTGAAGGACCGCCCGCTGGACGGCACGCGGCCCACCCCCGCGGACAACTCCGGCTACTTCGACCACACCCCGCAGAACGTCGGCATGGACTTCCGCCGCCAGGCGATCACCATGCTGGAGTCGATGGGCATCTCCGTCGAGTTCTCGCACCACGAGGGCGCGCCCGGCCAGCAGGAGATCGACCTGCGCTACGCCGACGCGCTGTCCACGGCGGACAACATCATGACGTTCCGCCTGGTCATGAAGCAGGTCGCGCTGGAGCAGGGCATCCAGGCCACCTTCATGCCGAAGCCGTTCTCCGAGCACCCCGGCTCGGGCATGCACACGCACCTCTCGCTCTTCGAGGGGGACCGCAACGCGTTCTACGAGTCCGGCTCGGAGTACCAGCTCTCCAAGGTCGGCCGCTCCTTCATCGCGGGCCTGCTGAAGCACGCCGCGGAGATCTCCGCGGTCACCAACCAGTGGGTCAACTCCTACAAGCGCATCTGGGGCGGCTCGGAGCGCACCGCGGGCGCCGGCGGCGAGGCCCCCTCGTACATTTGCTGGGGCCACAACAACCGCTCCGCCCTCGTCCGCGTCCCGATGTACAAGCCGGGCAAGACGGGCTCGGCACGGGTCGAGGTCCGCTCCATCGACTCGGGCGCGAACCCCTACCTGGCGTACGCGATGCTCCTCGCCGCCGGCCTCAAGGGCATCGAAGAGGGCTACGAGCTCCCCCCGGGCGCCGACGACGACGTCTGGGCCCTCTCCGACGCCGAACGCCGCGCCATGGGCATCGAGCCCCTGCCCCAGAACCTCGGCGAGGCCCTGAGCCTCATGGAGCGCAGCGAACTGGTCGCCGAAACCCTGGGCGAACACGTCTTCGACTTCTTCCTCCGCAACAAGCGCCAGGAGTGGGAGGAGTACCGCTCCGAGGTCACGGCGTTCGAGCTGCGGAAGAACTTGCCGGTGCTGTAG
- a CDS encoding alpha/beta fold hydrolase — MTSLSSLRLPDGFLDLFTSRLVEVNGLRLHTVTGGDGPALLLIGGWPQTWYAWREVMPALARRHTVVAVDSRGAGLSDKPDDGYDAGTLAADLVALMTALGHDRFDVVGHDIGTWTGYALAADHPERVGRLAIVEAVIPGLTPSPPFFGPAAANQRLWQFGFNRLTDLNEELVRGRERLFFGWQFATKAATPTAIPAYAVDVYVDAITADPRALRASFAYYRALDETIAQNEQRGKTRLTLPVLAVGGALWSGENAAQTMRLAADDVTGVVLDDCGHYPAEEQPTRFVEILEDFLAANR; from the coding sequence ATGACAAGCCTGAGTTCGCTGCGACTGCCCGACGGATTCCTCGACTTATTCACCAGCCGGCTCGTGGAGGTGAACGGACTGCGGCTGCACACGGTCACCGGTGGGGACGGCCCGGCGCTGCTGCTGATCGGCGGGTGGCCCCAGACCTGGTACGCCTGGCGGGAGGTGATGCCCGCGCTCGCCCGCCGGCACACCGTCGTCGCCGTCGACTCGCGCGGTGCCGGGCTCTCCGACAAGCCCGACGACGGGTACGACGCCGGCACGCTCGCCGCCGATCTGGTCGCGTTGATGACCGCGCTCGGGCACGACCGGTTCGACGTGGTCGGCCACGACATCGGTACGTGGACCGGATACGCCCTCGCCGCCGATCACCCCGAGCGGGTGGGCCGGCTCGCCATCGTCGAAGCGGTGATCCCCGGTCTCACGCCGTCCCCGCCGTTCTTCGGCCCGGCCGCGGCCAACCAGAGGCTCTGGCAGTTCGGCTTCAACCGGCTCACCGACCTCAACGAGGAACTGGTCCGGGGACGGGAACGGCTCTTCTTCGGCTGGCAGTTCGCCACCAAGGCCGCCACGCCGACCGCGATCCCCGCGTACGCCGTCGACGTCTACGTCGACGCGATCACCGCGGATCCTCGCGCGCTGCGGGCGAGCTTCGCGTACTACCGCGCGCTGGACGAGACGATCGCGCAGAACGAGCAGCGCGGCAAGACCCGGCTGACGCTGCCGGTGCTCGCCGTCGGCGGCGCGCTGTGGAGCGGCGAGAATGCCGCCCAGACGATGCGGCTGGCGGCCGACGACGTCACGGGGGTCGTCCTCGACGACTGCGGCCATTACCCGGCCGAGGAGCAGCCGACGCGGTTCGTCGAGATCCTGGAGGACTTCCTCGCGGCCAACCGGTAG
- a CDS encoding Ser-Thr-rich GPI-anchored membrane family protein, translated as MAGRKQFDVDEALRRAMHVFWRWGYSEASIDRLTEGTGLGRGSLYGTFGDKSALFRKSLQRYAQTYHPLYEQALSGPHPSPSAVVAAYLQVALNRIADPTVPDGCLVTVSATQFPALDAEGRAMVRAMIDGLRARLEQALLAAGAGEQEAAELALCTLATNKSLAVLSRAGFSGEDLATVAAAAAKNAEAVPNRPAEPSGPRVAVVSSAVVAVASVVGPGAEPAWAAAIFAQPTAGTVWQAGTTQSIIWSNAVVGEQPLWLMEGDPAHLRKVGQIATVDGASGSYDWAIPANLPPASDYSLALGNAPDTAYSGEFTITSPGQQAAQAPS; from the coding sequence ATGGCAGGCCGCAAGCAGTTCGACGTGGACGAGGCGCTACGACGTGCGATGCACGTCTTCTGGCGCTGGGGTTATTCGGAGGCCTCGATCGATCGCCTGACCGAGGGCACGGGCCTGGGCCGGGGCTCGCTCTACGGCACCTTCGGCGACAAGAGCGCCCTCTTCCGGAAAAGCCTCCAACGGTACGCGCAGACCTACCACCCGCTGTACGAGCAGGCACTGTCCGGCCCCCACCCGAGCCCGAGCGCCGTTGTGGCCGCCTACCTACAGGTCGCCCTGAACCGCATCGCCGACCCGACGGTCCCGGACGGCTGCCTGGTCACGGTGTCGGCAACGCAGTTCCCGGCCCTCGACGCGGAGGGCCGGGCGATGGTCCGCGCCATGATCGACGGTTTGCGGGCGAGGCTGGAGCAGGCGTTGCTGGCGGCGGGGGCCGGTGAGCAGGAGGCGGCAGAGCTGGCGTTGTGCACGCTGGCGACGAACAAATCCCTGGCGGTGCTGAGCCGCGCCGGCTTCTCGGGCGAAGACCTGGCAACCGTCGCGGCAGCCGCCGCCAAGAATGCCGAGGCTGTGCCGAACCGGCCGGCCGAACCGTCGGGGCCGCGGGTAGCCGTAGTGTCCAGCGCCGTTGTGGCTGTCGCCAGTGTGGTCGGCCCGGGCGCGGAGCCGGCCTGGGCTGCGGCAATTTTCGCGCAGCCGACCGCTGGAACTGTCTGGCAGGCGGGTACGACGCAGTCAATCATCTGGTCCAACGCCGTCGTGGGAGAGCAGCCCCTCTGGTTGATGGAGGGCGATCCGGCACATCTGCGGAAGGTCGGGCAGATCGCGACGGTCGACGGCGCGAGCGGCAGTTACGACTGGGCCATTCCCGCCAACCTGCCCCCAGCCTCGGACTACAGCCTTGCGCTCGGCAATGCCCCCGACACGGCCTACAGCGGGGAGTTCACGATCACCAGCCCCGGCCAGCAAGCAGCACAGGCCCCGAGCTGA
- a CDS encoding ArsR/SmtB family transcription factor, with protein sequence MGDVPSLDHAVDNLLHAPVSRLRREFEGLDFHLGHLPWARRVSEGDRDVRRELAEAVRACHRLTVEPYWHRGRAELIALSARCANLMLEGGIDLLLRSVCAPLVRWRPPVLEAPYPRRVEVRLQGRGLIITPTVFSKHPVSLLWDPLDTAQPPRLTVPALRRPLTGTEPAEADGAAVRNLESLLGRTRAAALHVTAEGCTTSEMARRLNVTAAAASQHATVLRNTDLITTSRRGGSVLHLITPLGLALLRTGALTEP encoded by the coding sequence ATGGGTGATGTGCCCTCGCTGGACCACGCCGTGGACAACCTGCTGCACGCCCCGGTGTCCCGGCTGCGACGCGAGTTCGAGGGTCTCGACTTCCACCTCGGACACCTGCCATGGGCCAGACGGGTGTCCGAGGGCGACCGTGACGTGCGGCGGGAACTCGCCGAGGCCGTGCGCGCCTGTCATCGACTGACCGTGGAGCCCTACTGGCACCGAGGACGGGCCGAACTGATCGCGCTGTCCGCCCGTTGCGCGAACCTGATGCTGGAGGGAGGCATCGATCTGCTGCTGCGTTCGGTCTGCGCACCACTGGTCCGCTGGCGTCCGCCGGTGCTCGAAGCTCCCTACCCGCGCCGAGTCGAGGTACGTCTCCAGGGAAGGGGACTGATCATCACACCCACGGTCTTCTCGAAACACCCAGTGAGCCTTCTGTGGGACCCGCTCGATACCGCCCAGCCACCCCGCCTGACCGTGCCGGCTCTCCGTAGGCCGCTGACCGGTACCGAACCGGCAGAAGCGGACGGCGCCGCCGTGCGGAACCTGGAGTCTCTGCTCGGGCGCACGCGAGCCGCCGCCCTGCATGTGACCGCGGAAGGCTGCACGACCAGCGAAATGGCCCGCCGCCTCAACGTCACGGCCGCAGCGGCCAGTCAGCACGCGACAGTGCTGCGGAACACGGACCTCATCACCACCAGCCGCCGAGGCGGGTCCGTGCTGCACCTCATCACCCCCCTCGGGCTGGCCCTGCTGCGGACCGGAGCCCTGACGGAACCGTGA